Proteins encoded in a region of the Photobacterium profundum SS9 genome:
- the fliL gene encoding flagellar basal body-associated protein FliL, translating into MADDVENTGSKKKLFILIALAVTLLIGAGVAAWFLMGDDTPESGMAATSANQQVSAVVEPAYYVIMPQPFIFNVVGDKRDRVVQVKVQLMVRGNNNEALAQQHIPLIESTLLQSFGAATVEQLRTPNGRIDLRKQALFAIQSSMEKISGQQVVDRVLFTGFVMQ; encoded by the coding sequence ATGGCTGATGATGTTGAAAATACGGGAAGTAAAAAAAAGCTTTTTATTCTGATTGCATTGGCTGTGACGCTTTTGATTGGTGCTGGGGTAGCTGCATGGTTTTTAATGGGTGATGACACACCAGAATCCGGGATGGCGGCAACATCGGCAAATCAACAAGTTTCGGCAGTCGTCGAGCCTGCGTACTATGTCATCATGCCACAACCCTTTATTTTTAATGTCGTGGGTGACAAGCGTGATCGTGTCGTGCAAGTAAAAGTTCAGCTAATGGTGCGTGGTAACAATAATGAAGCTCTCGCACAGCAACATATTCCGTTGATTGAAAGTACATTATTGCAATCATTTGGTGCCGCAACTGTAGAACAGTTACGCACACCGAATGGGCGTATTGATTTACGTAAGCAGGCATTATTTGCTATTCAATCTTCGATGGAAAAAATCTCTGGCCAGCAAGTAGTCGATCGTGTGCTATTTACCGGCTTCGTAATGCAGTAG
- the fliP gene encoding flagellar type III secretion system pore protein FliP (The bacterial flagellar biogenesis protein FliP forms a type III secretion system (T3SS)-type pore required for flagellar assembly.), whose amino-acid sequence MIKNNLIAVVLAAFAFFVSLPVMAEADAMVLPATSASESVTVSSMQNDQGAASFIQSASRGGIPAFSVTTNPDGSEDYSVTLQILGLMTALGFLPAIIILMTSFTRIVVVLSILRQAMGLQQTPSNQVIIGIALFLTLFVMSPVIDKVNADAVQPYINEEITAAQAFETAQVPLRQFMLKQTRVKDLESFVNMSGSTATAPEDVPITVLIPAFITSELKTAFQIGFMLFLPFLIIDLVVASVLMAMGMMMLSPMIVSLPFKLMLFVLVDGWNLILSTLAGSFGT is encoded by the coding sequence ATGATAAAAAATAATCTTATTGCTGTTGTTCTGGCGGCTTTTGCTTTCTTTGTCAGTTTACCTGTAATGGCAGAGGCGGATGCAATGGTACTGCCTGCGACGTCAGCCAGTGAAAGCGTAACCGTGAGTAGCATGCAAAACGACCAAGGCGCAGCGAGCTTTATTCAATCTGCAAGTCGTGGTGGTATTCCTGCTTTTTCTGTCACCACTAATCCTGATGGCAGCGAAGATTATTCGGTAACCTTGCAGATCCTCGGTTTAATGACGGCATTGGGTTTTCTGCCTGCCATTATTATTTTGATGACCTCATTTACACGTATTGTCGTGGTGTTATCCATTCTTCGACAAGCAATGGGTTTACAACAGACGCCATCGAATCAGGTTATTATTGGTATTGCACTGTTTCTGACATTATTTGTGATGTCGCCAGTCATCGATAAAGTAAATGCTGATGCTGTTCAGCCCTATATCAATGAAGAAATTACCGCAGCGCAGGCATTTGAAACAGCCCAAGTGCCGTTACGCCAATTTATGCTCAAACAAACACGTGTTAAAGACTTAGAAAGTTTCGTTAATATGTCAGGTTCGACAGCGACGGCACCCGAAGATGTGCCGATTACGGTATTGATTCCTGCGTTCATAACGTCTGAATTGAAAACGGCATTTCAGATTGGATTTATGCTGTTTTTGCCTTTCTTGATCATTGACCTTGTTGTTGCTTCTGTCTTGATGGCAATGGGTATGATGATGCTGTCACCGATGATCGTATCGTTACCCTTTAAGTTAATGTTGTTTGTTCTGGTTGATGGCTGGAACCTTATCTTGTCTACATTGGCGGGAAGTTTCGGTACTTAG
- the fliJ gene encoding flagellar export protein FliJ translates to MSNNALNLILEHAKEEEHQASLALNQARIERQNYLQQLQQIEQYRLDYCKQLSTRGQEGLTASSYGHLQKFLTQLDETLAKQKEAGHQFEFQIEQCSEHWNEVRKKRRSIEWLLEKKQTERQKMLDRQEQKMMDEFSTLQFARRNL, encoded by the coding sequence ATGTCAAATAACGCATTAAATTTGATTTTAGAGCACGCTAAAGAAGAGGAGCATCAGGCTTCACTTGCGTTAAATCAAGCACGTATTGAACGTCAGAATTACCTACAACAACTACAGCAAATTGAACAATATCGATTAGATTATTGTAAACAACTATCGACCCGTGGGCAGGAAGGTTTAACAGCCAGTTCGTATGGGCATTTGCAAAAGTTTCTTACTCAGTTAGATGAAACACTCGCGAAACAAAAAGAAGCAGGGCATCAATTTGAATTTCAAATTGAACAATGCAGCGAGCACTGGAATGAAGTAAGAAAAAAGCGTCGTTCAATCGAATGGCTGCTTGAGAAAAAGCAAACAGAACGACAAAAAATGCTCGATCGGCAAGAGCAGAAAATGATGGATGAGTTTTCGACCCTGCAATTTGCACGACGAAACTTATGA
- the fliQ gene encoding flagellar biosynthesis protein FliQ, with protein MTPEAFVEIFQEALLMVLIMVCAIVVPGLLIGLVVAVFQAATSINEQTLSFLPRLIVTLLALMFFGHMMTGMLMDYFFRIIDRIPQLLY; from the coding sequence ATGACGCCTGAAGCGTTTGTCGAAATATTTCAAGAAGCTTTGCTTATGGTACTTATCATGGTATGTGCCATTGTTGTGCCTGGTTTATTAATTGGTTTAGTCGTTGCGGTTTTCCAAGCCGCTACCTCGATCAATGAACAAACATTAAGCTTCTTGCCCCGATTAATTGTGACCTTATTAGCATTGATGTTTTTTGGACATATGATGACAGGAATGCTGATGGATTATTTTTTTCGCATCATAGATCGGATCCCCCAACTTTTATATTAG
- the fliO gene encoding flagellar biosynthetic protein FliO yields MKSLFLALVSICLVIFTAPALAATLAPDMNIATTLASLVLVVILIIFLAWLLKRMKLSGMQGADGTLKVLKQLPIGQRERIVLLQVGEEQLLVGVTQHNISLLTKLEQPLAMDAQPSGDFANHLSKLLKINDKK; encoded by the coding sequence ATGAAATCCCTTTTTTTAGCATTGGTCAGCATTTGCTTGGTTATTTTCACTGCGCCAGCTTTGGCTGCCACTCTGGCTCCCGACATGAATATAGCTACGACATTAGCCTCATTAGTGTTGGTGGTTATTTTAATTATTTTTTTAGCTTGGTTATTAAAACGCATGAAACTGTCGGGTATGCAAGGGGCTGATGGAACACTTAAAGTCCTGAAGCAGTTACCCATAGGGCAACGTGAACGTATTGTTTTATTACAAGTTGGTGAAGAGCAATTATTGGTTGGTGTTACTCAGCACAATATTTCTTTGTTGACGAAGTTAGAACAGCCTTTGGCTATGGATGCACAACCAAGTGGTGATTTTGCGAACCACTTAAGTAAATTATTAAAGATCAATGATAAAAAATAA
- the fliM gene encoding flagellar motor switch protein FliM: protein MSDLLTQDEIDALLHGVDDVEDEDEQSLNETGITSFDFSSQDRIVRGRMPTLELINERFARHMRISLFNMLRKTAEVSINGVQMIKFGEYQNTLYVPTSLNMVRFRPLKGTALITMEARLVFILVENFFGGDGRFHAKIEGREFTPTERRIVQMLLKLVFEDYREAWSPVMGVEFEYLDSEVNPTMANIVSPTEVIVVSSFHIELDGGGGDFHVVMPYSMVEPIRELLDAGVQSDKMDKDVRWSMALREEIMDVPVNLRAKLLDVDLSLRDLMELQAGDIIPIDVPESATVFVEDLPTYRAKMGKSGDNIALKITQKLKRPDMVKTDLAFLDRDELGAALLNINESDN, encoded by the coding sequence GTGAGTGACTTATTAACTCAAGATGAAATTGACGCCCTTTTACATGGTGTCGATGACGTAGAAGATGAAGATGAACAATCCTTAAATGAGACGGGGATAACATCGTTCGATTTTTCGTCACAGGACCGTATCGTCCGTGGTCGAATGCCTACGCTGGAATTGATCAATGAACGTTTTGCTCGCCATATGCGGATCAGCTTGTTTAACATGCTGCGTAAAACCGCTGAGGTGTCGATTAACGGCGTACAAATGATTAAATTTGGTGAATACCAAAATACGCTGTATGTACCTACAAGTTTAAACATGGTGCGATTCCGTCCTTTAAAAGGCACGGCATTGATTACCATGGAAGCCCGTTTAGTGTTCATTTTAGTGGAAAACTTTTTTGGCGGTGATGGCCGCTTTCACGCCAAGATTGAAGGTCGTGAATTTACGCCAACAGAGCGCCGAATTGTACAAATGCTACTGAAATTAGTATTTGAAGATTACCGTGAAGCATGGTCTCCCGTCATGGGCGTTGAATTCGAATACCTTGATTCAGAAGTTAACCCGACCATGGCAAACATCGTTAGCCCAACAGAGGTCATTGTTGTTAGCTCTTTTCATATTGAATTGGATGGTGGTGGTGGTGATTTCCATGTTGTTATGCCGTATTCAATGGTAGAGCCGATCCGCGAGCTACTAGATGCTGGTGTTCAAAGTGACAAAATGGACAAAGATGTCCGTTGGAGTATGGCGCTGCGTGAGGAGATCATGGATGTGCCAGTGAATCTTCGTGCTAAATTATTGGATGTCGATTTATCATTACGCGACTTAATGGAGTTACAAGCTGGCGATATTATTCCGATTGATGTACCAGAGTCGGCAACCGTATTTGTTGAAGATCTGCCGACTTATCGCGCCAAAATGGGTAAGTCGGGTGATAACATCGCCTTAAAGATTACGCAAAAACTCAAGCGACCAGATATGGTAAAAACGGATTTAGCTTTTCTAGACCGTGATGAACTCGGCGCTGCATTACTCAATATTAATGAATCAGACAATTAA
- the fliR gene encoding flagellar biosynthetic protein FliR yields the protein MTYPSALILDWLANYFWPFTRISSMMMTMTFFGARFVSPKIRLYLGLTVTFAVMPALPAVPANIELLSLQGFLITAQQIVIGVSIGLVTQFVTQTFVLVGQILGMQSSLGFASMVDPANGQNTPVLGQLYLFLAIMLFLATDGHLEMLNIIVLSFKTLPIGQEMFRPDDYYQLAGWFGHMFKGALNMALAGVIALLTVNLSFGVMTRAAPQLNIFALGFSFALLLGLLISWYLVMGMLPQYQHAWDFGFQQICSLIRVDC from the coding sequence ATGACTTACCCGTCAGCACTCATACTCGATTGGCTTGCTAATTATTTTTGGCCCTTTACGCGCATTTCATCGATGATGATGACAATGACGTTTTTTGGTGCCCGTTTTGTCTCGCCTAAAATTCGTTTGTATCTTGGTTTAACCGTTACTTTTGCGGTCATGCCTGCATTACCCGCAGTACCCGCTAACATTGAATTATTGTCTTTGCAGGGTTTTTTAATCACGGCTCAACAAATTGTTATTGGTGTATCTATTGGGTTAGTGACGCAATTTGTGACACAAACCTTTGTATTGGTTGGGCAAATACTGGGTATGCAGTCCAGCTTAGGTTTTGCCTCAATGGTTGATCCGGCGAATGGCCAGAATACGCCAGTGCTTGGTCAGCTTTACTTATTTCTTGCGATCATGTTGTTTTTGGCAACAGATGGTCACCTTGAAATGCTGAATATTATCGTATTGAGCTTTAAAACATTGCCGATAGGGCAAGAAATGTTTCGCCCTGATGATTATTACCAACTAGCGGGTTGGTTTGGTCATATGTTTAAAGGTGCGCTTAACATGGCATTGGCCGGTGTTATTGCTTTGCTAACGGTGAACTTATCGTTTGGTGTAATGACACGTGCAGCACCACAGTTGAATATTTTTGCATTAGGCTTTTCATTTGCATTGCTACTGGGGTTACTAATCAGTTGGTACTTGGTTATGGGTATGTTGCCTCAGTATCAACATGCTTGGGATTTCGGTTTTCAGCAGATTTGTAGCCTGATCAGGGTGGATTGCTGA
- the flhA gene encoding flagellar biosynthesis protein FlhA, whose protein sequence is MKLSLPFLDKLPLSRLQSLPAVGAPFMVLATLAMIILPMPPVLLDMAFSFNIALSLVVLLVTIYTRRPLDFAAFPTVLLIATLLRLALNVASTRVVLLYGHEGPDAAGQVIDAFGSVVIGGNYAVGLVVFLILMIINFMVVTKGAGRISEVSARFTLDALPGKQMAIDADLNAGLIDQDQARTRRFEVTKEADFYGSMDGASKFVKGDAIAGILILCINIIGGLIIGMVQHGLPFGDAIEIYSLLTIGDGLVAQIPSLLLSIGAAMMVTRQNTDEDMGEQLYFQLFNNPQALIVTGGILFVMGIVPGMPHIPFLLLAAMIGGFAYWRIKKEKRDALIEKEAPSTELALQPSQKDLSWDDVQPVDIVGLEVGYRLIPMVDKEQGGELLDRVKGVRKKLSQDFGFLIPPVHIRDNLELPPNSYRISLMGVACGEANIHPNMELAINPGQVFGTIDGETTTDPAFGLEAVWIMESQREHAQALGYTVVDSATVLATHLSQILTNSASQLLGHEEVQNLLEMLGQSTPKLVDGFVPDQLPLGAVVKVMQNLLNEAIPVRDIRTIIQTLSEYSSKSQDPDILTAAVRIGLKRLIVQEINGIEIELPVITLVPELEQILHKTMQSAGGESSGIEPGLAERLQRSLTEATQQQELKGEPAVLLTSGVLRSTLAKFVKNTIPSLRVLSYQEVPDEKQIRIVNAVGN, encoded by the coding sequence ATGAAACTATCGCTACCATTTTTGGATAAATTACCGTTATCCCGATTACAGTCTTTGCCTGCCGTAGGCGCACCATTCATGGTATTGGCAACATTGGCAATGATTATCTTGCCGATGCCTCCAGTGCTATTGGATATGGCATTTTCTTTTAATATCGCGCTATCGTTGGTGGTATTGCTGGTGACTATTTATACTCGCCGTCCACTCGATTTTGCTGCATTTCCAACTGTATTGTTAATTGCCACTTTATTGCGATTAGCCCTTAACGTTGCCTCGACTCGAGTTGTTTTACTCTATGGCCATGAAGGCCCTGATGCGGCAGGGCAAGTGATTGATGCCTTCGGCTCAGTTGTGATAGGCGGAAACTACGCGGTTGGTTTGGTTGTATTCCTTATTTTGATGATCATTAACTTCATGGTTGTGACGAAAGGTGCTGGGCGTATTTCAGAAGTGAGCGCGCGTTTTACCTTGGATGCTTTACCCGGTAAACAGATGGCGATAGATGCCGATTTGAATGCAGGGCTAATCGATCAAGATCAAGCACGTACTCGTCGTTTCGAAGTAACAAAAGAAGCGGATTTTTACGGTTCTATGGATGGTGCGTCGAAATTTGTAAAAGGTGATGCCATTGCGGGTATCTTGATTCTTTGCATCAATATTATTGGTGGATTGATCATTGGTATGGTGCAACATGGCTTACCATTTGGTGACGCGATTGAAATATATAGCTTATTGACCATTGGTGATGGGTTGGTCGCTCAAATACCGTCACTGTTATTGTCGATTGGTGCAGCAATGATGGTGACTCGTCAAAATACTGACGAAGACATGGGGGAACAACTGTATTTTCAGTTGTTCAATAATCCGCAAGCGTTGATTGTGACGGGCGGTATTTTATTTGTAATGGGTATCGTACCTGGCATGCCGCATATTCCATTCTTGTTATTAGCGGCCATGATCGGTGGTTTCGCTTACTGGCGGATTAAGAAAGAAAAACGCGATGCGCTTATCGAAAAAGAAGCACCGTCAACAGAACTGGCGTTGCAACCTTCGCAGAAAGATCTCTCATGGGATGATGTTCAACCTGTCGATATTGTTGGGCTTGAAGTGGGTTATCGTTTAATTCCTATGGTCGATAAAGAGCAAGGCGGAGAGTTACTTGATCGCGTGAAAGGGGTGCGTAAAAAATTATCACAAGATTTTGGATTTCTTATTCCTCCCGTACACATTCGCGATAATTTGGAGTTGCCACCGAATAGCTATCGTATCAGCTTGATGGGCGTAGCTTGTGGCGAAGCCAATATTCACCCCAATATGGAATTAGCGATTAATCCAGGGCAGGTGTTTGGTACGATTGATGGTGAGACAACCACCGATCCTGCGTTTGGATTAGAAGCGGTATGGATAATGGAATCACAGCGCGAGCATGCGCAAGCATTAGGCTATACCGTTGTGGATTCTGCTACGGTATTAGCAACACATTTAAGTCAAATATTGACCAATAGTGCATCACAGTTACTCGGACATGAAGAAGTACAAAACTTACTAGAGATGCTAGGTCAATCAACACCGAAACTGGTTGATGGTTTTGTGCCGGATCAGTTGCCGTTAGGTGCGGTGGTTAAAGTGATGCAAAACTTGCTGAACGAGGCAATTCCTGTCCGCGATATTCGAACAATTATTCAGACATTGTCGGAGTATTCATCAAAGAGTCAAGATCCTGACATTCTAACTGCGGCAGTTAGAATTGGACTAAAACGTTTAATCGTACAAGAAATCAATGGTATAGAAATTGAGCTGCCTGTGATTACATTGGTTCCAGAGTTGGAACAAATTTTGCATAAAACAATGCAATCTGCTGGTGGTGAATCGTCAGGTATTGAACCTGGTTTAGCTGAGCGACTTCAACGTTCATTGACTGAAGCAACGCAACAGCAAGAGTTGAAAGGGGAGCCTGCAGTATTACTGACATCTGGTGTCTTACGTTCAACACTTGCAAAGTTTGTTAAAAATACAATACCAAGCTTGCGCGTGCTGTCTTATCAAGAAGTGCCTGATGAGAAGCAAATACGTATCGTGAATGCAGTCGGTAATTAA
- a CDS encoding flagellar hook-length control protein FliK has protein sequence MKSSNLLSADLTPATKVAAAASSSKSASVTNNTVIESSSVDKLTDKSTQADRFSSEYEAAVKGDKEPSAEMMKKSSNDNLVAKNQTVDLKSQPDGTHALEVKGSKEISLDSENTAASDVVSVTDASVINGTEQKIAVDTESKQQVMADGEAFLNQLSVSNKQLSTPNEQDGKLLPPQQRTEEGEQAVIPKFDSQKNGDNAEGELPVSGSLTQSATLQQKNNPSATKEQLTETQESGGLSDDELAKVFASSSVNIDSQKNDSSVLSAPDKPYIAGDANIGEGSIDNAKLTPSAVATSNVAVSSVATEPEGETVSSPDSGQLAMAGALEMPGNEQAVSAVKKASPSVQADITSSIPWSTSASIPSSAVTVPTGAAASPLVASPTEAVASHSMMGVGIGMAGAAALITNSDNTDGTQTKELNSAAADAGLATGIDSVLNNTPPNTGNKASDFSQQLSSLSGQQSGLNMQAKSEALAQAQSPLQLSKEQAGDQVSERINIMLSKNLKYVDIRLDPPELGKLQIRLSLNQDQASVQFTVGNQQTRDLVEHSMPRLREMLHQQGLQLAQSSVQQDTSRQAFSGQSGQQNQNDSGAQQSGNHSGNGAQAGGNNHDDNVMSGGEAVDMYVKPADDRVDYYA, from the coding sequence ATGAAATCGTCCAACTTATTGTCAGCAGATTTGACACCAGCTACGAAGGTCGCTGCGGCAGCGAGTTCTTCTAAAAGTGCTTCTGTAACCAATAATACTGTTATTGAATCGTCATCAGTAGATAAATTAACTGATAAAAGCACTCAGGCAGATCGTTTTTCGAGTGAGTACGAAGCAGCGGTTAAGGGCGATAAAGAACCGTCAGCAGAGATGATGAAAAAGTCATCTAATGATAATTTAGTTGCAAAAAATCAAACGGTTGATCTTAAAAGCCAACCAGACGGAACACATGCGTTAGAGGTTAAAGGTAGCAAAGAAATTTCTCTTGATAGCGAGAATACCGCCGCTTCCGATGTTGTTTCAGTTACGGATGCTTCTGTAATTAATGGAACAGAACAAAAAATAGCCGTTGATACAGAGTCAAAGCAGCAAGTAATGGCTGACGGGGAAGCGTTCCTTAACCAGTTATCGGTATCAAATAAGCAGTTATCAACGCCAAATGAGCAAGATGGCAAGTTATTGCCACCGCAACAAAGAACGGAAGAGGGTGAACAAGCCGTCATCCCTAAATTTGACAGTCAAAAAAATGGCGATAATGCTGAGGGGGAGTTACCTGTTTCTGGTTCGCTAACTCAAAGCGCGACACTTCAGCAAAAAAATAATCCTAGTGCAACCAAAGAACAGTTAACAGAAACACAGGAGTCAGGCGGGTTAAGTGATGATGAGTTAGCAAAAGTGTTTGCATCATCCAGCGTTAACATTGACAGTCAAAAAAATGACAGCTCTGTGTTGTCAGCACCAGATAAACCGTATATTGCGGGCGATGCTAACATCGGCGAGGGTAGTATAGACAATGCCAAGCTAACTCCCTCTGCAGTCGCCACGTCGAATGTTGCTGTTTCGAGTGTTGCTACTGAGCCCGAAGGTGAGACTGTATCGTCACCAGATAGTGGTCAACTCGCTATGGCTGGGGCATTGGAGATGCCAGGTAATGAGCAAGCAGTATCGGCAGTAAAAAAGGCCTCACCGTCTGTACAAGCAGATATAACATCATCAATACCTTGGTCGACATCTGCATCAATACCATCTTCAGCAGTAACAGTGCCAACTGGGGCGGCAGCATCACCGCTTGTCGCTAGTCCAACAGAGGCTGTAGCGAGCCATTCAATGATGGGCGTAGGTATTGGCATGGCAGGTGCGGCAGCGTTGATAACGAATAGCGACAATACTGATGGCACTCAAACGAAAGAGCTAAATAGTGCCGCTGCTGATGCAGGGTTGGCGACAGGCATAGACAGTGTGTTAAATAACACGCCGCCGAACACAGGCAATAAAGCGAGTGATTTTTCTCAGCAACTCAGTAGCCTGAGTGGGCAGCAAAGTGGCTTAAACATGCAAGCAAAAAGTGAAGCATTAGCCCAAGCACAGTCACCGCTACAGTTATCTAAAGAGCAAGCCGGTGATCAGGTCTCTGAACGTATTAATATTATGCTATCGAAAAATTTAAAGTATGTTGATATTCGACTTGATCCACCTGAACTTGGCAAATTACAAATTAGATTGTCACTTAACCAAGATCAGGCATCTGTTCAGTTTACCGTTGGTAACCAGCAAACTCGCGATTTAGTTGAGCATTCAATGCCAAGGTTGCGAGAAATGCTGCATCAACAAGGTTTACAGCTAGCACAAAGCTCAGTGCAGCAGGATACATCTCGTCAAGCATTCTCAGGACAGTCTGGCCAACAAAATCAGAATGATTCGGGCGCACAGCAATCTGGCAATCATTCAGGTAATGGCGCTCAAGCTGGTGGTAATAATCACGACGATAACGTTATGTCGGGAGGCGAAGCTGTCGATATGTATGTGAAACCTGCAGATGATCGGGTCGACTATTATGCTTAA
- the fliN gene encoding flagellar motor switch protein FliN — MSQNDQQMADDWAAALAEQTVDGAQPAPLEELVDESTPISDDERRKLDTIMDIPVTISMEVGRTQISIRNLLQLNQGSVVELDRIAGEPLDVMVNGTLIAHGEVVVVNDKFGIRLTDVISQTERIKKLR; from the coding sequence ATGTCTCAGAATGATCAACAAATGGCTGACGATTGGGCTGCGGCACTTGCTGAGCAAACTGTCGATGGTGCACAACCCGCACCTTTAGAAGAGCTTGTTGATGAAAGTACGCCGATTTCGGATGATGAGCGTCGTAAACTTGATACGATCATGGATATTCCGGTCACTATTTCAATGGAAGTAGGGCGTACTCAAATTAGTATTCGTAACCTGTTGCAATTGAACCAAGGTTCCGTTGTGGAGCTTGATCGCATTGCGGGTGAGCCATTGGATGTTATGGTGAACGGTACATTGATAGCCCATGGTGAAGTTGTTGTCGTGAATGATAAGTTCGGTATTCGCCTTACCGACGTAATTAGCCAGACAGAGCGCATTAAGAAATTACGTTAA
- the flhB gene encoding flagellar biosynthesis protein FlhB: protein MSDSDGQERTEDATPRKLEQAREKGQVARSKELASVAVLVMGAVSLIWYGEGLGKALAEIMTQMFSLSREEIYDLSRLFSIMLTAIWSVVFPLGLVLVVLFLAALIGAAGLGGVSFSVEAAMPKLSKMNPMSGFKRMFGMQSWVELIKSILKVLLVAGVAAYLMYSSLNDFLLLSLEIYPSNIFHALDILMQFILLICCSLLVIVAIDVPYQIWQHNEQLKMTKQEVKDEYKDTEGKPEVKGRIRMLQREMAQRRMMADVPQADVIIINPEHFSVALRYDPKLDSAPIVIAKGVDHTALKIREIANKHNIDIVSAPPLARAIYHTTELEQHIPDGLFVAVAQVLAYIFQLKQYRKGQGQRPKLAKDAMTIPTELRH, encoded by the coding sequence ATGTCTGATTCTGACGGTCAGGAACGTACCGAAGACGCCACGCCCAGAAAGCTCGAGCAAGCTCGAGAAAAAGGGCAAGTGGCACGTTCCAAAGAATTAGCGTCTGTTGCCGTATTAGTAATGGGTGCTGTTTCGCTTATATGGTACGGCGAAGGGCTGGGTAAAGCATTAGCTGAAATAATGACACAAATGTTTTCGCTTAGTCGTGAAGAAATTTACGATTTAAGTCGGTTATTCTCAATTATGCTCACTGCAATATGGAGTGTCGTTTTTCCGCTTGGTTTGGTATTGGTCGTTCTATTTTTAGCGGCACTTATTGGCGCTGCTGGCTTAGGCGGTGTTAGCTTTTCTGTTGAGGCGGCAATGCCAAAATTGTCAAAGATGAATCCGATGAGTGGATTTAAACGCATGTTTGGCATGCAAAGTTGGGTTGAACTCATTAAATCGATTCTGAAGGTTTTGCTGGTTGCGGGTGTTGCAGCTTACTTAATGTATTCAAGCTTGAACGATTTCCTCTTATTAAGTCTAGAAATTTATCCGTCTAATATATTTCATGCACTTGATATTTTGATGCAATTTATCTTATTGATTTGTTGTTCACTGCTGGTGATTGTTGCGATTGATGTGCCATATCAGATTTGGCAGCACAATGAACAATTAAAAATGACCAAGCAAGAAGTGAAAGATGAATACAAAGATACTGAAGGTAAGCCTGAAGTAAAAGGGCGTATTCGTATGCTTCAGCGTGAAATGGCACAGCGGCGAATGATGGCTGATGTGCCTCAAGCTGATGTTATTATCATCAACCCAGAGCACTTTTCGGTTGCGCTACGTTATGATCCTAAGCTCGATTCAGCCCCTATCGTTATAGCCAAAGGTGTGGATCATACCGCATTGAAAATCCGAGAAATCGCGAATAAGCATAATATCGATATTGTGTCTGCCCCACCGTTGGCGCGTGCTATTTATCATACTACTGAGTTAGAGCAGCATATTCCTGATGGGTTATTTGTTGCCGTAGCTCAGGTGTTAGCATATATCTTCCAATTGAAGCAATATCGAAAAGGGCAAGGGCAGCGGCCTAAGTTGGCAAAAGACGCGATGACCATCCCGACGGAACTACGTCATTAA